The DNA segment ACTTCAGTGTCTAGAAAgggtagtttattattattttctcgatCTAGCGAAAATTGATATTGTGCaaactatttgcataatctaaaaaggagtctgcgtggtatgcatatatatatatatatatatatatatatatatatatatatatatatatatatatataaattatgtatatatatatatatatatatatatatatatatatatatatatatatatatatatatatatatatatatatatatatatatatatatatatatatatatatatatatgtatatatatatttattacgatACCTTCCAAGCTTTCACCTTGTCTTTAAGTTGTTACCTGAGGTATCTCTTGTATAAACAGAACTCTAgacttaaatgtaaatatacacgaCTCTCCGTTCTTTAAAACAAATTGCCTGAACAATCGAAAACTCAGAAACAGCAGTCATCAGTACAGCAAACAATATGAATTAACTCTGGTACGATTCTTTCCAGCGTCCGCTTGTAATTAACCTTCCTCTCTGAATGACATTTtctgaaaatcactttcacataATACTTGTATTCGTAACTGGCTCCTCCCTTTCCGTCCTTATTGTACGTAAAATCTTGTACCAAGAAATTCAGTAAGAcataagcacagacacacacatgtataatatacacacacacacacacacacacacatatatatatatatatatatatatatatatatatatatatatatatatatatatatatatatatatatatataatacataaatcatatgtaacaaaacataaacacacacacacacacacacacatatatatatatatatatatatatatatatatatatatatatatatatatatatatatatatatatatatatatatatatatatatatatatatatatatatatatatatatatatatatatatatatatatatatatatatataaatatatatatctatactatacgTGAGTGAGTGCGTCCGTGTATATAGTATTATGACGGCCACCTCCACATAAGGATAACAGTAGTGTGTCTGTTGTAATTATACAAGAACTTTTGTTACTGAAATAAGGGCTACGTATTGAAAAGTCTCCCACACAATCAACAGGCTAAAATCTAATTTCAGGACCCAGATTAAGCAACTCAAGTGGTTAATTATTCTTGTTTGTGTTGTAAATTAAACTGGCTTGGAGGGGGCCAAACAATCAAGACGATTTTGAATATTGCACAAATTGTTGATgacttatacacatacacacacatatatatatatatatatatatgtatatatgtatgcatgtatgtatgtatatattttttagctCATCCCTTTTCCCACTCATTTGGAGAACTTCTACTGCCTTGGCCTTTAATCTCTattggacgtgtgtgtgtgtgtgtgtgtgtgtgtgtgtgtgtgtgtgtgtgtgtgtgtgtgtgtgtgtgtgtgtgtgtgtgtgttagaagaAGAGTTGAGTGAATGCacgcaaacgaaaaaaaaaaacaaaatattgacaaTCTTGAAAAACTGCttataattttactgtaatttatacaaCTATTTAATGTCACTGGGCTTGTTGTTCTGAGCGCTTGCTTGAGAGAGATGTCCCCAAGAAAAGCTACAATTCTGTGGAAAGAAGACTACATTATTCACTAAATATGATTCTAGATCTTGAATTGCGAAATAAATACAGGGTGAGAAAAGACatgaattttttgcatattttactaaTGACAGTAATAACATATGAGCTTTAACAGCAGCTGCAGTTGTGGTTTCCCAAAGCAGTAGGGCTTAGGTTTTCCATTTGAAGGATATGATAAACTAACCAATGTTGTCAAAATTGAAAGCTACTGTAGCCCACTCCAGTGGGTCTGAAAGTGTCATTATCTTACACTGGCACTCTTCTCGTCACTTCTGTTTAAGATATCTTGCATGTCAATGAGGAGTTACCAATAGAGTTTTAATATGTTGTAAAAGCATAATTCTCTGTCATATATTTGctcaaaatgcattattttatcatacaaatctattttttccttcgCATTACAAGTGTCTTTGATCCTACATCACGTAGGCCCTGGAAAGTCTCGATGATAAGAGATCAGTATCGACCGTTGAAACGtcaaaaaaaactacaaataggAGAACACATATATTTAGAAGCACAGGCGGTTTCAAAGCACCATAATCCCTCTTCACTGTGGAGACATTAAACCCAGCTACATCCTTCCAATTTCACAATCGATTTGGATATAGGGTTTTTTTCTCTTGCTAAAAGACCTTTTTCTCACAAAGGTACCAGCACTCTTCATCACAATTAATCACGCCAATCTTGTAGCCCATTCTGCCGTGAAACATTGCACATGATCCTCCGCGATCGAAATCGGACCAGTGTTCCCTGTTCGTGTCCATTTGCTGCTCTCCTGACAGCCAGTACCAAGAGCcattccttccctttctccctccaaACCAAACAAACAGCCAGCCTGAAAATCAAGCGACATGTTTACTTAATGAAGGGAAAAGAAATCCAGGTAAAAACAGTTTAGAACTGTGTGATAGAAAACAACTTATTCATAATGATTTTGTACCGCCCTGCTGATAAACTGTAGTTCCAGATAAACTATAGTGCCAGAAACAGCAAGTGAAACAGCACAACTAAAACTCATAATCAGACACACTACTGAACAAATGACGTCTCTGTTGGTTGGTCTGCCCAAAGATCCACGTCACCCATATATTGTCATAAGCTTAATCTTAACAAAGCAACCTTCCTGACATTTAATTAAGTCCGACACCTTTCCCTAATGACCCATAAAGGTAGGGGAAAGCTTCATCATAAGTAAACAAGACGATTACTTCTGAAGAGTTCTCTGTTGAGAAAGCGGATTACACCATCCATGTCCTGAGGAGTAGCCAAATCGCCCCCTTCTTGCTGGCAAAATGCTCTGGCCCTCTCCCAGGTTAAACTCGGGTTCTTGTGAATCCAGAAACAGCTTCCGGCGGCTCTCTTGAAGGGCCAAGCGCAAGCTGGTGGGGAAAATGAACATACAGTAAAGTTAAAAAGTCTCACCTATCTTCAGTAGCTTCATTGGGTCCTCTAACGATGCTTTTCATGCTTTGTTAGGGAGACCCACATGCGGAATAAGATAATTCTAAACTTATAACGTAACTTTTGCTATCACATTCTCGATCAAACCTATCAAtgatctcaatttttttttaaactttcaaaccCGCAATCAAAATCCTTCATCTCTTTTCGCAGCCTTACTCTGTTAGTCCCGCAACCTTATCAAGACAACATTCTAcattattttaattgaatttccaTAGATGAAAAAATCTAAGTAACAAAAACGGAGTCTGAACTTTTATATGGGACTGAAGTACACTTCTCGTTCATCAGTGAGATAAATCtttgactttttaaaaaattatacgtAATTTAGGAAAAAGATTTACTAACAATTGAAGACCATATATTTGCCCGAATTTGACAAAGAAACAGTACTTTGGCTTTGTGTTTTAATAACGGCACAAGTTTTGTATCCAAACTTGacaaataattaaagtaaaaaaaactaaaaactaattttaaaagcTTAAATCATAAACGGATTGAAAACAAATAACTGCAAAGATAAATCAAGCCAAATTTATGAGTGTTGAGAGATGTGGGTTTCTTTCCCGGTTGAATTTTTGATATGTCTGAACAATATATATTTCACCATACTGAActtcgtcaataataataataataataataataataataataataataataataataataataataataataataataataataataataataataataataatggtgccgTGTATTTCAATTTTCTGCTGTGGACTTAATGTTTTTAGTTCTAAGTTGCTTAATGTAACTGAAATTATTGTCTCTCTATATTTCTCTAAATCAGACTTTTCTCCATGCTGCCTTAacattcatgaaaataacattgacTTCCAGTTCAGACCCATGGAACAAATAGTATTTACTttcacaaataagtaaaaaactcaTCTTTTATCGTGACTGATCTTTAGAACCAAGTTTAGCCAAGACTTGACATCAGGAGTTTATCAAATCGTCGTCGAAAAAATAcggaataaaataatataaaaaaattataaaacaactcACGATCCAACGAAGGGGTAGGGGAAATCCTCTCGTTGTAATGTATCAGTTCGTCTGTCCTAACAATCGCTTTGGTAACATTTTCATGTAATTCTTGGATCGTTTTCCACCCCATCCCCGTCGCGTTCTTTAGGTCTCCTAACTTTTCCTCCAACTCATCCGACAGTTGAACCGAGCAACGCCTTTGGTATTCATCGAGAACCGATGATATTTCGTCTATTCCCTTCGTGAACGAAGACCCTTGGTCAGCGTGTTCTATTTGGGCCAAGGCGAAACGCCCGGTACCAGTAAACAATGCCAGAGCTAACAGCAACATCTGGCTTGGTCCCAGTGGTGGTGAGGCAATGAGAGTCAATCTTGAAATGAGCTCAAGACGGCCACGGTACCTTTGTACAGCTCCGATAGTAGATGCCATTTGAGGAAGAGTTAGTGGCGTTGCCATTAGCTGCTATTTAGACGATAGTCTATAACTTAGACGCTGATTTAATTACATATTATCAGTTGTCTTCCGTTTACCCATTGGCAAAGATTCTCTAtcagaaaagataagaaaaaaattagatgaagTATGATGGAGAAAATGCAGTGTTCATTGTGGAAGGAGGATCATTCAAAGGAACAGCTATGTTTAGCAAACTAAGCCATCGCCTTAGGGACTGAATTACAGCAGTGACCCCACAGTCTTCTCCAGCAAAGATGGCAGGACGCACGCTCTTCGCGTTTCCTCTTCTCTTGGTTGTGTCCATAATGATTATTGTAACGAACGGAGCAACGTCGGAGTCCGATGCCGTTGAGGATGTAATGGCAAGGATTACTGCAGCAATGAGAAACAACATGGAAAATTGCAACAGCCAGAAGATTGAAGAAAGTAATGCAGCTGAACAGTTGAAATATATTCGTGAAATAATCGATTACCAAGACGGCGTCATAGCAGACCTCGGCGTGATATCGAAGAACATTCAAGATAAAATAGATGTCTATTACGCTGACCATTAAGCACAAGAGGGAGGTAAGAGAATGTTAACAAATTGCTCTtccaattcaaaatttaaaagaaacgtTATCCTCGTATTGCATGGTTGAGCTTTGGAACTCTCCTGCTGCTCGTGTTTTTCCTGACATCTCAATCCTTTCTGTCTCTCACTTGTGTATTTTTCACGACTGCGTTACAAAAGGGCACCACAAAACTGTGGATGTTTATCAGTTCTACAGTAAAATTTGTCATACACACAGGTCTTTCGTTGACTTGTCGTGCACTAACCACAAACAGGCTGagtacaagtcaacaacttataTTTAGTCATAACCAGTCCCCCACacggttatccagcatttgccgaagatcatttcttcacttttattattattattattattattattattattattattattattagtcaactTACATAGTAAAttacctgaaaaaataataaaactttaaaaaatgggtCTTATGGTAcagaagaacttttttttttttttttttttttacttttcattgaaatttttatcCTCTACTGTTTGAAGTTCTGTTTTCCTCTTAAATTAAACCAACTTACATCATATCTATGAATATGATTTAGTAGATCCGTTTGACGATTAAATgattgttttcaacttgtttgtgatatatgacaaaattaagacatgttttactgtagtgcaACCCTGAGAACTACAACAAGAAACTACTTATATATTTAAGCCAAGGGTTAAGATGGGTATAAAGAGGTTTACAAAACAgttattccatgaaaaaaaagaggaaaatatgagtttcatcggcgcaatcgagttttctttacagccgctacagcatataatcaaggccaccgaaattagatatatctttcggtgggctcggtaaaATGCTCAATAAGCAGCGGCTCATGAAACATTACccgctgcccggtggtggcctatcctatatcgttgccagaagcacgattatggctaactttaaccttagacaaaataaaaactaccaaggctagagggctgcaattcggtatgtttgatgattggagggtggatgatcgacataccaatttgcatctctgcagcctcagtagattttgagATTGCGAACAGAATAgagtgcgcacggacagacaaag comes from the Macrobrachium rosenbergii isolate ZJJX-2024 chromosome 3, ASM4041242v1, whole genome shotgun sequence genome and includes:
- the LOC136828424 gene encoding uncharacterized protein, with amino-acid sequence MATPLTLPQMASTIGAVQRYRGRLELISRLTLIASPPLGPSQMLLLALALFTGTGRFALAQIEHADQGSSFTKGIDEISSVLDEYQRRCSVQLSDELEEKLGDLKNATGMGWKTIQELHENVTKAIVRTDELIHYNERISPTPSLDPCAWPFKRAAGSCFWIHKNPSLTWERARAFCQQEGGDLATPQDMDGVIRFLNRELFRSWLFVWFGGRKGRNGSWYWLSGEQQMDTNREHWSDFDRGGSCAMFHGRMGYKIGVINCDEECWYLCEKKVF